A region from the Paenibacillus humicola genome encodes:
- the spoIIAA gene encoding anti-sigma F factor antagonist: protein MSLQVELSHHRNVLIVRLRGELDHHTADSVRFKMEEAILRGNSDHVILSLKDLQFMDSSGLGVILGRYKQLKAKGGKMVVCDVNPAVYRLFELSGLFKILPIHENERLALTSLEVVS, encoded by the coding sequence ATGAGTTTGCAGGTTGAACTATCGCATCACCGGAACGTGCTGATCGTCAGGCTGCGCGGCGAGCTGGACCATCATACGGCGGATTCCGTCCGCTTCAAGATGGAGGAAGCGATTTTGCGGGGCAACAGCGATCATGTCATTCTGAGCTTGAAGGACCTCCAGTTTATGGACAGCTCCGGTCTCGGCGTCATACTCGGCCGGTACAAGCAGCTGAAGGCGAAGGGCGGCAAAATGGTTGTATGCGACGTCAATCCGGCCGTATACCGGCTGTTCGAGCTTTCGGGGCTGTTCAAAATATTGCCGATTCACGAAAACGAGCGGTTAGCGCTCACAAGTCTGGAGGTCGTTTCATGA
- a CDS encoding D-alanyl-D-alanine carboxypeptidase family protein yields MIFGGPAAAYAKEPAPAPSPGQNDLAQSARSAILMDADSGTIIYEKNSHEKLPPASITKVMTMLLVMEALDEGRLKLSDKVLTSEYAASMGGSQIFLEPGEEMTVDEMLKGIALASGNDASVAMAEKIAGTESSFVDMMNKRAAELGLKNTHFANANGLPAENHYSSAYDIAVMSRELLKHPEITKYTGMYQDYLRKSSEKPFWLVNTNKLVRFYSGADGLKTGFTSEAKFCLTATALRDGLRVIAVVMGEPNTKTRNAEVSRMLDYSFAQYMNHTIFKKGDVMGTVKVEKGVVPELKLTAKHPYSVLLKKGTPVKDIRYELQLNSLKAPVTVNMPIGKMIVYQGDKPLTEFAVDAPQSVARAGWWKLFKRTCGSLFS; encoded by the coding sequence ATGATATTCGGCGGGCCAGCCGCCGCTTACGCCAAGGAACCGGCACCGGCGCCGTCTCCCGGGCAGAACGACCTGGCGCAGTCCGCGCGCTCGGCCATTCTGATGGATGCGGACAGCGGGACGATCATTTACGAGAAAAACAGCCATGAGAAGCTTCCGCCGGCCAGCATTACGAAGGTGATGACGATGCTGCTCGTAATGGAGGCGCTCGACGAAGGCCGGCTCAAGCTGTCCGACAAGGTGCTGACAAGCGAATATGCGGCATCGATGGGCGGGTCGCAAATCTTTCTCGAACCGGGCGAAGAGATGACGGTCGACGAGATGCTGAAGGGCATCGCGCTGGCATCGGGGAACGATGCTTCGGTCGCCATGGCGGAGAAAATCGCCGGCACCGAGTCGTCGTTTGTCGACATGATGAACAAGCGCGCCGCCGAGCTCGGGCTGAAAAATACCCATTTCGCGAATGCGAACGGGCTTCCGGCTGAAAATCATTACTCGTCCGCTTACGACATCGCGGTCATGTCCCGCGAGCTGCTCAAGCATCCGGAGATTACGAAGTATACCGGGATGTACCAGGATTACCTGCGCAAATCGAGCGAGAAGCCGTTCTGGCTCGTCAACACGAACAAGCTCGTCCGCTTCTACAGCGGCGCCGACGGCCTGAAAACGGGCTTTACGAGCGAGGCGAAATTTTGCCTGACGGCAACCGCGCTGCGCGACGGCCTTCGCGTCATTGCCGTCGTTATGGGCGAGCCGAACACCAAAACGCGCAACGCCGAGGTTTCGCGGATGCTCGACTATTCGTTCGCGCAGTATATGAACCATACCATTTTCAAAAAAGGCGATGTAATGGGTACCGTCAAAGTCGAGAAAGGCGTCGTGCCGGAGCTCAAGCTGACGGCGAAGCACCCGTACAGCGTGCTGCTGAAAAAAGGCACGCCGGTCAAGGATATCCGCTATGAGCTGCAGCTGAATTCGCTCAAAGCGCCGGTGACGGTCAATATGCCGATCGGCAAAATGATCGTCTATCAAGGGGACAAGCCGCTGACCGAATTCGCCGTGGACGCTCCGCAGTCGGTGGCTCGGGCCGGCTGGTGGAAGCTGTTCAAACGGACCTGCGGAAGCCTGTTCTCGTAA
- the spoIIAB gene encoding anti-sigma F factor, producing the protein MSGTNEMTLTFSARSENEAFARVAVAAFVSQLDPTMEELNDLKTAVSEAVTNAIIHGYDGNETGKVTVEASISGGVVRIVVKDNGDGIEDLELARQPLYTSKPELERSGMGFTIMENFMDGFEVYSEPGKGTSIAMTKRIESKKALFN; encoded by the coding sequence ATGAGCGGAACGAATGAGATGACGCTGACCTTTTCCGCCCGTTCGGAAAACGAGGCGTTCGCGCGCGTCGCTGTGGCTGCTTTCGTCTCGCAGCTCGATCCGACGATGGAGGAGCTGAACGATTTGAAGACGGCCGTCTCCGAGGCGGTCACCAATGCGATCATCCACGGCTACGACGGTAACGAAACCGGCAAAGTGACGGTCGAGGCGTCGATCAGCGGCGGCGTGGTGCGGATTGTCGTCAAGGATAACGGCGACGGGATCGAAGATCTGGAGCTGGCGCGCCAGCCGCTTTACACGTCCAAGCCGGAGCTGGAGCGCTCGGGGATGGGCTTTACGATCATGGAAAATTTCATGGACGGCTTCGAAGTGTACAGCGAGCCCGGCAAGGGTACATCCATTGCGATGACGAAGCGAATCGAATCGAAAAAGGCGCTGTTCAATTAG
- the sigF gene encoding RNA polymerase sporulation sigma factor SigF, which produces MEVDLKQTAQPFLDDSEVKRLIALSQSGDTVARDTLVQCNIRLVWSVVQRFMGRGYEPEDLFQIGCIGLLKSVDKFDLSYDVKFSTYAVPMIIGEIQRFLRDDGTLKVSRSLKETANKVRKTKDELSKVLGRLPTIKEVADKLGITPEDVVFAQEANKPPTSIHETVFENDGDPITLMDQIADDSQERWFDKLALNEAIGGLSERERLIVYLRYYRDQTQSEVAARLGISQVQVSRLEKKILQSIRDQIAQ; this is translated from the coding sequence ATGGAAGTCGATTTGAAACAAACGGCGCAACCGTTTTTGGACGATTCCGAGGTGAAGCGGCTCATCGCGCTCAGCCAATCCGGCGATACGGTGGCGCGCGACACGTTAGTGCAGTGCAATATCCGGCTTGTCTGGTCCGTCGTGCAGCGGTTTATGGGCCGCGGGTACGAACCGGAGGATTTGTTTCAAATCGGATGCATCGGGCTGCTGAAATCGGTCGATAAGTTCGACCTGTCGTACGACGTCAAATTTTCGACGTACGCGGTGCCGATGATTATCGGAGAAATCCAGCGGTTTCTGAGGGACGACGGTACGCTCAAGGTCAGCCGCTCGCTGAAGGAGACGGCCAACAAGGTGCGCAAAACCAAGGACGAGCTGTCCAAGGTGCTCGGGCGGCTGCCGACGATCAAAGAGGTAGCCGACAAGCTCGGCATCACCCCGGAGGACGTCGTATTCGCCCAGGAGGCGAACAAGCCGCCGACGTCGATTCACGAGACGGTATTCGAAAACGACGGCGACCCGATCACGCTGATGGACCAGATCGCCGACGATTCCCAGGAGCGCTGGTTCGACAAGCTGGCGCTGAACGAAGCGATCGGCGGATTGTCGGAACGCGAGCGTCTCATCGTCTACCTGCGCTATTACCGCGACCAGACGCAGTCGGAGGTTGCCGCTCGGCTCGGCATTTCACAGGTGCA